AATGACCATTACAGCATCAAATTCTGTCATGGCTTGTTTGAAGGATGCGGAAACATGTGAAAGTTGATGATCTTTTCCCTTGGACAATAATATTTGGTCCTGATTTTCAAAAGATATTTCTGTTTCTACAATAGCGCCGGCTTCTGTTGCTTTCTCAAAAAATGCTTTTAGCAGCGGCTCAGCCAAAGTGGTAGTTCGTACGAACACTCGTTCGCCTGCTTTTAAGTACAAAGAATAATGAACCAGAAGATCGGCATATTTATCAATCCAAGACATTACCAGGTTTTTGCTTTGTAAGGATAGCGAATCAGGTATTGTTTGATGATCGCATCTTTAAGAAAATTGCGAAGCAATTCGATATTCTCCATCGATTTTGCGGAAATGAATAAGACCGGATATGGATAATTGGCCTCCATTTGCCGATGCAATTCCTGTTCGAGATCTTTTTTGACTTCTGCTTCCAGCAATTTATCAAAATATTGTTCGCGGTAAGCATCCATTTTATTACAAACCAGTAGGACCGGTTTTTCACCGGCACCTAATTCCTTCAAAGTTTCCGTTACCGTTTGTATGTGATCTTTGTATTGCGGATGTGAGATATCCACAACATGAATGAGAATATCGGATTCGCGCACTTCATCCAGCGTCGATTTAAAACTCTCGATAAGATGATGCGGAAGTTTGCGGATGAATCCTACGGTATCTGAAAGTAAAAAAGGCATGGCATCCCAAACGACTTTGCGAACCGTAGTGTCTAAAGTTGCAAATAATTTGTTTTCTGCAAATACAGAAGACTTACTCAGTAAGTTCATCAGCGTTGATTTGCCGACGTTGGTATAACCTACCAGCGCCACGCGAATCATTTCGTCCCTGTTTTTTCTTTGCGTAATATTTTGCTGATCGATTTTTTCCAAACGCTTTTTGAGTAGGGATATTTTTTCTTTTACAATCCGTCGGTCCGTTTCAATTTCCTGTTCGCCGGGTCCGCGCATACCAATACCTCCGCGCTGTCTTTCCAGGTGCGACCACATCCCGCGAAGTTTCGGATAGATGTATTGCAACTGTGCCAACTCGACCTGTGTTTTTGCTTGTGCGGTTTGTGCGCGACTTGCAAAAATGTCGAGAATCAAAAAACTACGGTCTATGATTTTAACCATGAGTCCTTTTTTGAGAATATTTTGTTGTTTACCGCTGAGATCATCGTCGAAGATGACCATGTTGGCCGGAAAGTGTTCCATATAATCAGCGATCTCTTTTATTTTTCCGGGACCGATAAAAGAGTAGCTATTGATCGCTGGTAATCTTTGCGTAAATCTTTTGATGACTTGAGCACCGGCAGTTTGTGCCAGAAATTCCAGTTCATCCAAGTGCTCCTGAACCAATTTATCAGATTGGTCCGGAAGGATGATGCCAACGAGGATTGCTTTTTCAGCTTCGCCATTTGCATTTTTATATTCCTGTACATCAAATGACGTTCTCGGCATAAAGAATATCGATTACTTTAAATTTTTAATGCCATCGTATCCTCCAAGGTTGTAGACTTTTTTAAAGCCATTTTTCTTCATGTACTCTACAGCATCACTACTTCTGCCCCCAGCGGCACAATGCAGGTAGTAGGTTTTATTTTTATCCCAAGTGGCCGCTTTTTTTCTGAAATCGTCGCTTAACCAATCTGCATGTATAGCTTTGGTGTGATGACCGCTATTCCATTCTTCAGAAGTACGAACATCAACAATAGTTCCTGGTTCTTTTTTGAGTTGAGTAGCTACATCTTTTACAAATTCCTGGGCATTAGAGGCTTGATTGCAAGCGAAAAAGCTTAATAATAAAAAGGATATTACTGTCGGATTGAAAATTTTCATTTAAATATATTTTGAAGGAAACGAAAGAATGATATATAAAGTTCAAGTTTTAGTAAAAGATGCCAATTATTTAAGCAGAATATGAAGTACTTCTTCGTACAACATAAAACAGGCTACAAAGATGAGGACAAATCCAAATAATCGTTTGAGTTTTTCGGAAGAAAATTGATGCGCAATTTGAGTTCCATATAAACTGGAACTAACGGTAATGAAAGTGAAAGTGCTCAGCAATTTCCAGTCTAAGTGATAAAGAAGTTCGGTTTTTGCCATCAGTCCCATGGCCGTGTTTAAAAATATGATGCACAATGAACTTCCTACTGCAATTTTAAATTCTAGATCTAATAATAATACAAGAGCCGGTA
This sequence is a window from Saprospiraceae bacterium. Protein-coding genes within it:
- the hflX gene encoding GTPase HflX; this encodes MPRTSFDVQEYKNANGEAEKAILVGIILPDQSDKLVQEHLDELEFLAQTAGAQVIKRFTQRLPAINSYSFIGPGKIKEIADYMEHFPANMVIFDDDLSGKQQNILKKGLMVKIIDRSFLILDIFASRAQTAQAKTQVELAQLQYIYPKLRGMWSHLERQRGGIGMRGPGEQEIETDRRIVKEKISLLKKRLEKIDQQNITQRKNRDEMIRVALVGYTNVGKSTLMNLLSKSSVFAENKLFATLDTTVRKVVWDAMPFLLSDTVGFIRKLPHHLIESFKSTLDEVRESDILIHVVDISHPQYKDHIQTVTETLKELGAGEKPVLLVCNKMDAYREQYFDKLLEAEVKKDLEQELHRQMEANYPYPVLFISAKSMENIELLRNFLKDAIIKQYLIRYPYKAKTW
- a CDS encoding rhodanese-like domain-containing protein; amino-acid sequence: MKIFNPTVISFLLLSFFACNQASNAQEFVKDVATQLKKEPGTIVDVRTSEEWNSGHHTKAIHADWLSDDFRKKAATWDKNKTYYLHCAAGGRSSDAVEYMKKNGFKKVYNLGGYDGIKNLK